The following are encoded in a window of Arctopsyche grandis isolate Sample6627 chromosome 4, ASM5162203v2, whole genome shotgun sequence genomic DNA:
- the Rpp21 gene encoding ribonuclease P protein subunit Rpp21 isoform X2: MPKNTRKCQGFESFQRLNYLFQIRDFMAINVGNIALSTYYGSLIDSIAKKSVLRIDPVLKKQSCKKCKGALLPGTTADVKIKNGSEKSFP; encoded by the exons ATGCCTAAAAATACTCGAAAATGTCAAGGATTCGAATCTTTCCAGAGGCTAAATTACTTATTTcag ATCAGAGATTTTATGGCTATCAATGTAGGCAACATTGCATTATCAACGTATTACGGAAGTTTAATAGACAGCATTGCAAAAAAATCGGTTCTTAGAAT agaTCCAGTCTTGAAAAAGCAAAGTTGCAAGAAGTGTAAAGGCGCCTTATTGCCCGGCACAACAGCAGATGTAAAGatcaaaa ATGGCTCTGAAAAATCCTTTCCATAA
- the LOC143911349 gene encoding UDP-glucosyltransferase 2-like produces the protein MDIRIGSWILLLVAGSLITLTEGANILAIFPTNTHSHYVMYGSVMRELARRGHHVTVVNHFPSKTLIPNFVDISLEGTLPAFTNNISIDIPLAMTPLENHFDIISDSYQSCQVGLKHPQVLELIQPNHKFDLFITEIFGSECYLAIAHKLGIPSVGMISSVTLPWVNDMVGNPDNPSYVPLYFFPLTQWMNFYQRLYNTVMTVVIKVTYEILSNWEAQKIVENVLGPVPSISSLAKNFSVILTNSHFSINQVRPFVPQIIEVGGLHIKKQGILPKDIKLFLDESSHGVIYFSFGSMLRVESIPREKLQQIIDVLGSLKQRVLWKVNATNLPDLPNNIKTGLWMPQLEILCHPATKLFISHGGLLGSQETIHCGVPILGVPLFADQALNLGELRKRGVAEVIDYYDVNGKTLRTAINKLINDTSYAKNMNHLSQIFKDRPQHPMETAVYWLEYVIKYKGAKHLRSAALELSWYQYLLLDVIGFLILSSIGVFFMMKRFLKHLFLKTTTNKDAEIKCENPNVINNNHIYQTGNGYMKSNGYTTMYQNGYPNHNGTIQLDKVTYSAFHPKDE, from the exons ATGGATATAAGGATTGGTTCTTGGATTTTGCTCTTGGTGGCTGGAAGCTTAATAACATTGACTGAAGGAGCCAACATCCTGGCTATATTTCCCACTAATACTCACAGTCACTATGTTATGTACGGAAGCGTGATGAGAGAGTTAGCTCGACGTGGACATCATGTTACTGTCGTCAACCATTTTCCTTCG aaaACGCTCATTCCAAATTTTGTTGATATAAGTCTGGAAGGTACTTTACCTGCATTTACAAACAACATATCGATCGACATACCGTTGGCTATGACCCCATTGGAAAATCACTTTGACATTATATCAGACAGTTATCAATCATGCCAAGTGGGACTGAAGCATCCTCAAGTTTTAGAATTAATACAACCAAATCATAAATTTGATCTTTTCATAACTGAAATATTTGGCTCCGAGTGTTATCTAGCAATAGCACATAAGCTCGGGATACCATCAGTGGGCATGATATCGAGCGTAACTTTACCTTGGGTCAATGACATGGTGGGAAATCCAGACAACCCATCCTATGTACCACTTTACTTCTTCCCGTTGACTCAATGGATGAATTTTTACCAACGGTTGTATAACACCGTAATGACTGTAGTGATCAAAGTGACTTATGAGATTTTGTCTAATTGGGAAGCGCAAAAAATAGTTGAGAATGTTTTGGGTCCTGTTCCATCTATTTCAAGCTTGGCTAAAAATTTCAGTGTGATTTTAACGAACAGTCACTTCAGTATAAATCAAGTACGGCCGTTTGTGCCACAAATTATAGAAGTAGGAGGACTTCACATTAAAAAACAAGGAATATTACCAAAA gaCATAAAATTATTCCTCGACGAATCATCTCACGGAGTAATATACTTTAGTTTCGGATCAATGCTTCGTGTTGAATCAATACCTAGAGAGAAACTACAACAGATTATAGATGTTCTAGGCAGTCTCAAACAAAGGGTATTATGGAAAGTTAATGCAACAAATTTACCAGATTTACCGAACAATATCAAGACTGGATTGTGGATGCCACAGTTGGAAATTTTAT GCCATCCAGCGACGAAGCTTTTCATAAGTCACGGTGGACTTCTTGGCAGTCAAGAGACAATCCATTGCGGTGTACCAATATTAGGTGTACCTTTATTTGCTGACCAAGCGCTTAATTTGGGGGAACTAAGGAAACGAGGAGTAGCCGAAGTCATTGATTATTATGATGTGAATGGCAAAACATTAAGAACAGCAATAAATAAGTTGATCAACGATACGAG CTATGCGAAAAATATGAATCATCTATCGCAAATTTTCAAAGACAGACCGCAGCATCCTATGGAAACAGCTGTGTACTGGCTGGAATATGTGATCAAATACAAAGGCGCTAAGCATCTTAGATCGGCAGCACTCGAACTATCGTGGTACCAATACTTGCTTTTGGACGTAATTGGATTTTTAATACTATCAAGCATCGGCGTATTCTTCATGATGAAACGTTTCTTAAAACATCTCTTTTTGAAGACTACGACGAATAAAGACGCAGAAATCAAATGCGAAAATCCAAATGTCATCAACAACAATCACATATATCAAACTGGAAATGGTTATATGAAGTCCAACGGATACACAACCATGTATCAAAACGGGTATCCAAATCACAATGGAACGATACAATTAGACAAAGTGACATACAGTGCATTTCATCCAAAAGatgaataa
- the LOC143911350 gene encoding UDP-glycosyltransferase UGT5-like, translating into MEVRVRVATILLLLVTVGIVDSARILGFFPTDTQSHYMVYSRLMKTLASRGHQVTVVSLFPETTNIENLNDIGLNGSYIIPTMTFEQLIDMTEFTNERDIIDLCLKACETVLTHPATVEVLQQDFDLFITEVFGSDCFLSIGHKLGTPTVGIITSVLLPWMSDMIGTPDNPSYIPGYFYWFSQHMTFYERMYNSLTNFGMKLYYNMYSVEPSQIIAEKAFGSLPSLKRLSQNYSLLLTNTHNSINPVRPLVPQVIEIGGMHIPKQLGKLPTDLETYLNKSTNGVIYFSLGSIAQVETMKKEKIDALIQILGSLKQNVLWKVDASSLKKIPSNIKTVLWSPQLEVLCHPNIKLFIGHGGLLGLQEAIYCGVPMLGIPVFADQAHNLAQATRKGMAKMLDYKYLNKKSFQKVLNEMLTDKSFSSKAKEISELFKDRPLHPLDKAIYWLEYAIKHKGAYHLKSPSLELEWYQYYLFDVIIFVIFSILIIIAMILMILKYIYSYFCKNKDLTQKEQKKD; encoded by the exons ATGGAGGTGCGAGTGCGCGTCGCCACTATCCTGCTGCTGCTAGTGACGGTTGGGATCGTCGACTCCGCCAGGATTCTCGGATTCTTTCCCACAGATACACAAAGTCACTACATGGTGTACAGCAGACTGATGAAGACATTGGCTTCACGAGGGCATCAAGTCACCGTCGTCAGTCTTTTTCCAGAG actACGAACATAGAAAATTTGAATGACATAGGTTTAAACGGATCTTACATTATTCCAACGATGACTTTTGAACAGTTAATAGACATGACAGAGTTCACAAACGAAAGAGACATAATAGATCTATGCCTCAAAGCATGCGAAACAGTTTTGACACACCCAGCCACTGTAGAAGTCCTTCAACAAGACTTTGATTTGTTCATAACAGAAGTATTCGGATCCGATTGTTTTCTTTCAATAGGCCATAAGCTTGGTACGCCAACTGTGGGAATTATAACGAGTGTCCTTTTACCCTGGATGAGCGACATGATAGGCACTCCAGATAATCCTTCATATATACCTGGGTATTTTTACTGGTTTTCTCAACACATGACATTCTATGAAAGAATGTACAACTCATTAACAAATTTCGGAATGAAATTATACTACAATATGTACTCTGTTGAACCATCACAAATAATAGCTGAAAAAGCGTTCGGCTCACTGCCATCGCTGAAACGACTTTCGCAAAATTATAGTCTTTTATTAACCAATACACACAATAGTATAAATCCTGTAAGACCATTGGTTCCGCAAGTTATTGAAATTGGAGGAATGCACATTCCAAAACAACTAGGAAAATTACCTACA GATTTGGAAACCTATCTCAATAAATCGACTAATGGTGTTATTTACTTCAGCCTTGGATCAATAGCTCAAGTAGAAactatgaaaaaagaaaaaatagatgCCTTAATTCAAATTTTAGGTTCTTTAAAACAAAATGTTCTTTGGAAAGTTGATGCCAGCTCGTTGAAAAAAATTccttcaaatattaaaacagtATTATGGTCACCGCAATTGGAAGTacttt GTCACCCAAATATAAAGTTATTCATAGGTCATGGTGGATTATTAGGATTGCAAGAAGCGATATACTGCGGTGTTCCAATGTTGGGAATACCAGTTTTTGCAGACCAGGCACATAACTTGGCCCAAGCCACAAGGAAAGGAATGGCCAAAATGTTAGACTACAAATACTTGAATAAAAAGTCATTTCAAAAAGTATTGAATGAAATGCTAACAGATAAGTC ATTTTCGTCAAAAGCTAAAGAGATATCTGAATTGTTTAAAGATAGACCCCTACACCCGTTAGATAAAGCTATTTACTGGTTGGAATATGCAATAAAACATAAGGGTGCATATCATTTGAAATCTCCATCATTAGAATTAGAGTGGTACCAATATTATCTTTTTGATGTGATTATTTTCGTAATATTTTCGATTTTGATAATTATTGCAATGATTTTGATGATTTTAAAGTATATTTAtagttatttttgtaaaaataaagatcTTACACAAAAAGAACAAAAGAAAGACTGA
- the Rpp21 gene encoding ribonuclease P protein subunit Rpp21 isoform X1: MPKNTRKCQGFESFQRLNYLFQIRDFMAINVGNIALSTYYGSLIDSIAKKSVLRIDPVLKKQSCKKCKGALLPGTTADVKIKSNKKVPIVIWKCKQCSFVRKYPANGNKKLWCEKPESLVTLLNYSSTKTSQNSMANTPEQNKHKS, translated from the exons ATGCCTAAAAATACTCGAAAATGTCAAGGATTCGAATCTTTCCAGAGGCTAAATTACTTATTTcag ATCAGAGATTTTATGGCTATCAATGTAGGCAACATTGCATTATCAACGTATTACGGAAGTTTAATAGACAGCATTGCAAAAAAATCGGTTCTTAGAAT agaTCCAGTCTTGAAAAAGCAAAGTTGCAAGAAGTGTAAAGGCGCCTTATTGCCCGGCACAACAGCAGATGTAAAGatcaaaagtaataaaaaagttCCTATTGTAATATGGAAATGTAAACAGTGTAGTTTCGTTAGAAAATATCCAGCCAATGGTAACAAAAAGTTGTGGTGCGAAAAGCCAGAATCCTTAGttactttattaaattattcgtCAACCAAAACCAGTCAAAACTCTATGGCTAATACACCAgaacaaaataaacataaatcttAA
- the Naa40 gene encoding N-alpha-acetyltransferase 40 produces the protein MGRKIVNKKGKEKRLARKEERQRIAAGTIAVARANALTDPLAPLTAFRSYQRCGLIALLSCSRVTQLPTETVEWAIDLTERNIRKPSEQCSWGWDGDKKREEMTEEAAWYLIAKDPEGKNLGFSHFRFDMDYGDEVLYCYELQLEPWAQRRGLGSFLLHTLELIAFTNQMRKVILTVLLNNKPSICFFKALRYSTDETNPDEEEKIPYEILSKHNPKMNRTVPAPSKPAVRAADLLTASSHQCCQGGHHHH, from the exons ATGGGG CGTAAAATAGTGAACAAAAAAGGAAAGGAAAAGCGTTTAGCACGCAAAGAAGAACGTCAACGTATAGCAGCTGGTACAATTGCCGTCGCACGTGCTAATGCTCTGACAGACCCATTGGCACCTTTGACTGCTTTTCGCTCTTACCAGAGATGCGGTCTAATAGCATTATTGTCGTGTTCTCGGGTCACTCAATTGCCAACTGAAACCGTTGAGTGGGCAATCGACTTAACAGAAAGAAACATTAGAAAACC GAGTGAACAATGCTCTTGGGGTTGGGATGGTGATAAAAAACGTGAAGAAATGACTGAAGAAGCTGCATGGTATTTGATTGCGAAAGATCCCGAAGGAAAAAATCTCGGATTTTCACATTTTCGCTTTGATATGGATTACGGCGATGAGGTCTTGTATTG CTATGAACTACAACTGGAACCATGGGCACAACGCCGAGGCTTGGGAAGCTTTCTTCTGCATACCTTAGAGCTCATTGCTTTCACAAACCAGATGCGAAAAGTTATACTTACCGTCCTACTTAACAACAAACCTTCAATATGTTTCTTCAAAGCACTCAG ATACTCAACAGACGAAACCAATCCGgatgaagaagaaaaaatacCATATGAAATATTGAGTAAACATAATCCGAAGATGAATCGAACTGTGCCTGCGCCCAGCAAGCCTGCGGTGAGAGCTGCCGATCTCTTGACAGCATCCTCACACCAATGCTGTCAAGGTGGACATCACCACCATTGA
- the LOC143910179 gene encoding 3'-5' ssDNA/RNA exonuclease TatD — protein sequence MSSQTEGQVSGAQPGLGATTRIDPMQRCYENLIVVDAGANLTNKKYARDLDSVVQRAQDAGVQKIMVTGTSVRNSKEALRLTRIFPGVIYCTAGVHPHDAKSMVEEDLWESLRSIAVAPECVAIGECGLDYGKDFSEPSVQKEVFVKQIELSCELKKPLFIHEKEAQSDLLHILEPYRSRLPPVIIHSFSGTADEGIKYLDAGFYIGLTGYLCKDKSDTGVRKLLSEGKIPLDKLLVETDSPFMYPNTRASKLPIHVKDALTERSMAFLQRYCTFQRNEPCSLPAIVEMIAAFMGNKPEDVALATAFNALKLFDISR from the exons ATGTCCAGTCAGACAGAAGGACAGGTGTCGGGGGCGCAGCCCGGGTTGGGGGCCACCACGAGAATCGATCCGATGCAGCGCTGTTACGAGAACTTGATCGTGGTGGATGCTGGAGCCAACCTCACCAACAAGAAGTATGCCAGGGACCTGGATTCCGTCGTACAAAGGGCTCAAGATGCTG GTGTCCAGAAAATCATGGTAACTGGTACTTCTGTGAGGAATAGTAAAGAAGCTTTGCGTCTAACAAGGATTTTTCCCGGTGTAATTTATTGTACTGCAG GTGTTCATCCACATGATGCCAAATCAATGGTGGAGGAAGATTTGTGGGAATCCTTGAGAAGCATAGCAGTAGCCCCAGAATGTGTAGCCATTGGAGAGTGTGGTTTAGATTATGGAAAGGATTTTTCAGAGCCATCTGTACAAAAAGAAGTGTTCGTAAAACAG ATTGAACTTTCATGTGAGCTCAAGAAACCTTTATTCATACACGAAAAAGAAGCACAAAGTGATTTGCTACATATTCTGGAACCATACCGAAGCCGCCTACCCCCTGTTATAATACATTCTTTTTCGGGAACAGCCGATGAGGGCATCAAATACTTGGACGCTGGCTTTTATATAGGTCTTACCG GATACTTGTGTAAAGATAAATCGGATACGGGTGTTCGTAAATTATTATCTGAAGGAAAGATTCCTTTGGATAAACTTTTAGTTGAAACTGATTCTCCCTTCATGTATCCTAACACAAGAGCTTCCAAGTTACCCATTCATGTAAAAGATGCCCTTACTGAACg ATCGATGGCGTTTTTACAACGATATTGTACATTTCAACGAAACGAACCGTGCTCTTTACCTGCAATTGTAGAGATGATAGCTGCTTTTATGGGGAACAAGCCGGAAGATGTCGCTTTAGCGACCGCATTCAACGCTCTCAAACTATTTGATATTAGTAGATAA